In Ruminiclostridium papyrosolvens DSM 2782, the following proteins share a genomic window:
- a CDS encoding DUF2971 domain-containing protein, whose product MERSFRDISTPNELVRYLDDSAERLKNSGYIYHYTTLPVLIKMLKSKKWHLANAKNMNDRLEYDNGDKKRWRNIFFSSFMTEDKESIGMWSMYAQPWEKGIKISIPSSIARKWIKRIDVLHEVSMANYEITGYTFGLEKEQLKLSSVAYCNTDSLTKKDINEKLCWSNVSNKILHDAAHDITLTGYIKDMAWSYEKEIRIKTEFNNMYGFERVAIDLPDEVVDSMTITASPLFEGVLINEIEQEIERQLTTDHSLFTGRLNIKTICQSCELKKER is encoded by the coding sequence ATGGAAAGATCATTTAGAGATATTTCAACGCCCAATGAACTTGTAAGATATCTTGATGATTCAGCAGAAAGATTAAAGAATAGCGGGTATATATACCATTACACGACACTGCCTGTACTTATTAAAATGCTAAAAAGCAAAAAATGGCATCTTGCTAATGCTAAAAATATGAATGACCGCTTAGAGTACGACAATGGTGATAAGAAGAGGTGGAGGAACATTTTCTTTAGTAGTTTTATGACTGAAGACAAGGAAAGTATTGGAATGTGGAGTATGTACGCTCAACCGTGGGAAAAAGGTATTAAAATTTCAATTCCTTCATCTATAGCTAGAAAGTGGATTAAAAGGATAGATGTATTGCATGAAGTATCAATGGCAAACTATGAAATTACAGGCTATACATTTGGATTAGAAAAAGAACAACTAAAACTTTCTTCCGTGGCATATTGCAATACTGATAGTCTAACAAAAAAAGACATTAATGAAAAACTTTGCTGGAGTAATGTTTCAAATAAAATTCTACATGATGCTGCCCATGATATTACCTTGACAGGATATATTAAAGATATGGCTTGGTCATATGAAAAAGAAATAAGGATTAAAACAGAATTTAATAATATGTATGGTTTTGAAAGAGTTGCTATAGATTTGCCGGATGAGGTTGTTGATTCTATGACAATAACGGCTAGCCCATTATTTGAGGGAGTACTGATTAATGAGATTGAACAGGAAATAGAACGTCAATTAACAACTGATCATAGTTTATTTACAGGTCGACTAAACATAAAAACAATCTGCCAGTCATGTGAGCTGAAAAAAGAAAGATAA
- a CDS encoding VOC family protein, translating into MKNYNQVYVKNSFEAAEMYCKAFGAEITFEVRNEDKTAYAHCELSVDGEGFLALSEAANPCDINIVHKMKWETMTFNVFEMGSEEAVCNAFNILSNGGVIIHPIQEVPWSKCCATVIDKFGVCWWIAI; encoded by the coding sequence ATGAAAAATTATAATCAAGTTTATGTGAAAAATAGTTTTGAAGCGGCAGAAATGTATTGCAAAGCTTTTGGTGCAGAAATCACATTTGAAGTGAGAAATGAGGATAAAACTGCTTATGCACACTGTGAATTATCTGTAGATGGTGAAGGATTTTTAGCATTAAGTGAAGCGGCTAACCCTTGTGACATAAACATAGTCCACAAAATGAAATGGGAAACTATGACGTTTAATGTTTTTGAGATGGGAAGCGAAGAGGCGGTTTGTAATGCCTTTAATATTTTAAGTAATGGCGGTGTTATTATTCATCCCATTCAGGAAGTTCCATGGAGCAAATGTTGTGCGACTGTTATAGATAAATTTGGAGTGTGTTGGTGGATTGCAATTTGA